The Cygnus atratus isolate AKBS03 ecotype Queensland, Australia chromosome 2, CAtr_DNAZoo_HiC_assembly, whole genome shotgun sequence genome window below encodes:
- the CFAP418 gene encoding cilia- and flagella-associated protein 418 isoform X1 — MADDLERLLDEVEARLCRLSARGAARGPLHGGREDEEGEEEEEGAAAKGRLAVLRGYSPSRIHLPVAQCPPGRRGSGPSRGSDHRDDGPGAPVRVCGDMFINTRVVCPQALLLLLIFVPQENRNKSGVKPTSACLSAKMLMSPGSSEEDIDDVIDEICNDSFAKMPLKLKSNSARFIPENNSAAVQTHRRRCCPVYLGGSSSPNGIGTNISKRTCDQLRCTACDFRVSLFNDYIWDQSCDYLFFRNNMPELSKLRAKMIKKKGSRAYACQCSWRSINELTDLQADQQLRWVCGKHAE, encoded by the exons ATGGCGGACGACTTGGAGCGGTTGCTGGACGAGGTGGAGGCGCGGCTCTGCCGCCTGTCGGCGCGGGGGGCGGCCCGCGGCCCGCTGCACGGCGGCcgggaggatgaggagggcgaagaggaggaggaaggggcggCGGCGAAGGGCAGGTTAGCGGTCCTGCGTGGGTATTCCCCCTCACGCATCCATCTCCCGGTGGCGCAGTGCCCGCCCGGCAGGAGGGGGTCGGGGCCGTCCCGGGGCTCAGACCACCGCGATGATGGACCCGGAGCACCGGTCAGAGTTTGCGGTGATATGTTTATAAACACCCGAGTCGTTTGCCCGCAAGCCCTGTTGCTTCTGCTAATCTTTGTCCCTCAGGAGAATCGGAATAAAAGCGGCGTTAAACCCACATCAGCTTGCTT atcaGCTAAAATGTTAATGAGTCCTGGCAGCAGTGAAGAAGATATAGATGATGTTATTGATGAAATCTGTAACGACAGCTTTGCCAAAATGCCTCTG aaattgaagTCTAACTCTGCAAGATTCATACCTGAAAACAATAGTGCTGCTGTACAGACTCATAGGAGAAG GTGCTGTCCAGTGTACCTGGGTGGAAGCTCTTCACCGAATGGCATAggaacaaatatttcaaaaag AACATGTGATCAACTACGTTGTACTGCTTGCGACTTCCGCGTGTCGCTTTTCAATGACTACATCTGGGATCAGTCCTGtgattatctttttttcag GAATAACATGCCTGAGCTCAGTAAACTAAGAGCGAAGATGATAAAGAAGAAAGGGTCACGAGCATATGCTTGTCAGTGCAGCTGGAGATCCATTAATGAATTAACCGACCTCCAAGCAGACCAGCAGCTTCGGTGGGTTTGTGGTAAACATGCAGAATGA
- the CFAP418 gene encoding cilia- and flagella-associated protein 418 isoform X2 — protein sequence MADDLERLLDEVEARLCRLSARGAARGPLHGGREDEEGEEEEEGAAAKGRSAKMLMSPGSSEEDIDDVIDEICNDSFAKMPLKLKSNSARFIPENNSAAVQTHRRRCCPVYLGGSSSPNGIGTNISKRTCDQLRCTACDFRVSLFNDYIWDQSCDYLFFRNNMPELSKLRAKMIKKKGSRAYACQCSWRSINELTDLQADQQLRCWCYSGNNYFTD from the exons ATGGCGGACGACTTGGAGCGGTTGCTGGACGAGGTGGAGGCGCGGCTCTGCCGCCTGTCGGCGCGGGGGGCGGCCCGCGGCCCGCTGCACGGCGGCcgggaggatgaggagggcgaagaggaggaggaaggggcggCGGCGAAGGGCAG atcaGCTAAAATGTTAATGAGTCCTGGCAGCAGTGAAGAAGATATAGATGATGTTATTGATGAAATCTGTAACGACAGCTTTGCCAAAATGCCTCTG aaattgaagTCTAACTCTGCAAGATTCATACCTGAAAACAATAGTGCTGCTGTACAGACTCATAGGAGAAG GTGCTGTCCAGTGTACCTGGGTGGAAGCTCTTCACCGAATGGCATAggaacaaatatttcaaaaag AACATGTGATCAACTACGTTGTACTGCTTGCGACTTCCGCGTGTCGCTTTTCAATGACTACATCTGGGATCAGTCCTGtgattatctttttttcag GAATAACATGCCTGAGCTCAGTAAACTAAGAGCGAAGATGATAAAGAAGAAAGGGTCACGAGCATATGCTTGTCAGTGCAGCTGGAGATCCATTAATGAATTAACCGACCTCCAAGCAGACCAGCAGCTTCG